One genomic window of Elaeis guineensis isolate ETL-2024a chromosome 2, EG11, whole genome shotgun sequence includes the following:
- the LOC105053638 gene encoding uncharacterized protein isoform X4 — protein sequence MALKGKGKQVAGKALDATAASSSSGKRKKPAAEEEASGGRRKKKRPGVLQFFDDAAVDADSDDEDEDLDLGEEDADLDFMDASKSGNEDIRPVGKSHPVPFFLKEEELSGDELEALIKDRYGHGSEFVVYNEDSKERDDRISEVDSLKDPTVWRVKCMGGRERQIAFCFMQKYIDLNNYGSKMQIISAFALDHVKGYVFIEADKECDIIEACKGFYSVYSSKINRVPGSEVPQLFSSRSKSCEVSEGSWVRMKSGKYKGDLAQVVAVDDGQKKVMVKLIPRVDLQAISKKFGGGISLKQAAVPAPRLISSHELEMFRPHIEVRRDRQTGEIFDILDGLMLKDGFLYKRVSIGSVICWAVQPSDMELLKFSNVSKVGDEDLTWVSSVYRGRNKMRLSEAADQKVLAKKGNGFNLHDFVLFGHKAFGVIIAVEKDGFRILKGGMEGPEVVTVKVQDIKSACVDKMFTASDRYMKTISINDTVKVLEGPLQDRQGIVRHMYKGTLFIYDENETENSGFFCAKSASCENLKELKGEKSSHSFFQPPMRSSEEQDRSHGFNWHRQSDRDQIFSIGQTLRIRKGPLKGYLCRVVGVYRSDVTVKLDSLVKVITVEAEYLSVPNVKRDDSAATTSNTFGTQEGLSIGQHVDNGQWDASVPSFGRGSWQAFPGSNSSDVDNNDHKSDEGHDADPWGSKVLSGARADAWHSSKAMDGWGKAAGSSGEQDSQWNMTAAGDKVTDQARNCIEDADGWNGKALAKTSTEIDESKKPKPQSSDAGGWGRGDFGSGNNLDPTENVSGNWDKQRDDDLGDSRKNSDGVSGWDRAATSKDKGKDLSWDQSNNWTHPEVVSIDKASCWDVKGKGIISNEDDSWGKAARFREKNTNEDWGKFSVGSSQIKEKDTARSDGGEQADRWDAAASNCTQSSVQHGGQSRSWDKARDLHVGRLDNWGKSEDKSKAETRDQNKSGFSNQTQNARWEEPKSFGGDKPGGQTSSWDKAKDPHGGQSDNWGEVNETSRAEPGGWSKAGFSSQGENVRRDEPQNARWDGSTSFGRDNASNCGKVVDGSDQMDNWKKPRNFEGGHGFGQGRGRGWNAGESGKRDRDGSWNSDGSQKSSWGKGWDRNNEAGGDGGQENNWNQQTGSDGGRGSRWGGGRGRYGARGRGEDDNWSGPGARGGWGSARGGGRGRNGGGRGEDDNWSGPGARGGWGSARGGGRGRNGGGDNASSFDGTRSFGRGRGRGRGCGWVQSSNLKDDQEHCWDGTFQKTPSSWADKKTPGWGKSKGSSEIEESAENIDQQGGWNGRKSFDAGCSSGWGGQSSDWKKDEAANNCSPNSLNWNKEASLKEASGGGDNWNMSNLSGGNQSSGWDKWSSGNEQVGKAGAGSAKGWNSSRPSDKKQYCGWVDKTLAGNEEACQKTVGGQEYEADPCGSKVAYGARDDAWNSSKAADNWGKAADLHMEQITPLRKATVGEKAIDEGRDGDCSKDTDGWNRTSFKSSPGIDGCEKAKELPSMDAGGSWDKAESNKDKGKGVSWDNPSSWACPEVVSNDKANVWDIKGKGVVRNEEDVWGKSSKSQENKNESKDWGSNSSQNREEDYKFIGGSKANNWDAAASHWTQSAAHGGQSTSWDKANDPHSGQSDNWGKAREKNEAEAGGWSKTGFSSQIQNARWDQTKSFGGDNASNWSKGIDNEDAFRNGRSDNWNKPRNFEGGRGFGRGRGGGRNAGGSGNRDQDGNWNKPMEREGGPRSGWGRGRDGNNEAGGGRGQDSNWNRQRDFGGGTGSSWERGSGHSGARGGRGQGDKWNGPEKERGLGSSRGGGWGRNGETGDERNESDGRQSYGRGRGWIRSSNGKEEQENFGDGTFPKASTFNWANDQSLGWGKLDKGKSFHAGGSSSWSTQSADWSKDGASNKWNSPDSSWNPGASVKKAAGGGGNWNATDPGRSHSSGWDKCSSGNEQAGKAGVAAEGGWNSSKPSGKEHSFGWDDKILAGDEAGKKTVGGNNGGNNWNTTKSAGGGQSSAWDKSSSGNEEAVAAEISSKAKEDEGSGRQGSSWEKAAAGRAKSKDGSAGRGGW from the exons ATGGCTTTGAAGGGAAAGGGGAAGCAGGTGGCCGGAAAAGCGCTGGACGCCACTGCTGCCTCCTCTTCCTCCGGGAAGAGGAAGAAGCCGGCAGCCGAGGAGGAGGCCTCCGGCGGCCGACGCAAGAAGAAGCGTCCGGGAGTCCTCCAGTTCTTCGACGACGCCGCCGTGGACGCCGACTCTGACGATGAGGACGAGGATCTTGATCTGGGGGAGGAAGACGCTGACTTGG ATTTCATGGATGCAAGCAAATCAGGAAATGAAGATATCAGGCCAGTTGGGAAGTCCCATCCTGTTCCATTTTTCTTAAAGGAAGAAGAGTTGAGTGGTGATGAACTAGAAGCACTAATTAAAGACCGGTATGGCCATGGTTCAGAGTTTGTTGTGTATAATGAAGATTCTAAAGAACGTGATGACAGAATATCAGAGGTGGATTCACTGAAGGATCCCACAGTTTGGAGGGTCAAATGTATG GGTGGACGAGAGCGACAGATAGCCTTCTGCTTCATGCAGAAATACATTGATCTTAACAACTATGGAAGCAAAATGCAGATAATTTCTGCATTTGCGCTCGATCATGTCAAGGGTTATGTTTTTATTGAAGCTGACAAAGAATGTGACATTATAGAG GCATGCAAGGGATTTTATAGTGTATATTCAAGTAAAATCAATCGTGTCCCTGGAAGTGAAGTTCCTCAGTTGTTCTCTAGTCGTAGTAAATCATGTGAAGTATCAGAAGGTTCATGGGTACGCATGAAGAGTGGGAAATACAAAGGTGACCTGGCACAG GTTGTGGCTGTTGATGATGGACAGAAAAAGGTGATGGTAAAGTTGATTCCTAGAGTTGATCTTCAAGCTATTTCTAAGAAATTT GGTGGTGGGATATCTTTGAAGCAGGCTGCAGTACCGGCCCCACGCTTGATTAGCTCTCATGAActaga AATGTTTAGGCCCCATATTGAAGTCAGGCGTGATCGTCAGACTGGAGAGATTTTTGACATACTTGATGGTTTGATGCTGAAGGATGGTTTTTTGTACAAAAGGGTGTCCATTGGATCAGTAATCTGCTGGGCAGTACAGCCATCAGATATGGAACTTCTGAAGTTCTCCAATGTCAGTAAGGTTGGGGATGAGGACTTAACTTGGGTCTCAAGTGTATATCGTGGGCGTAACAAAATGCGGTTGTCTGAAGCAGCAGATCAGAAAGTATTAGCTAAGAAAGGGAATGGTTTCAATCTCCACGATTTTGTGTTGTTTGG ACACAAGGCTTTTGGTGTTATCATTGCTGTGGAGAAAGATGGCTTCCGG ATATTGAAAGGAGGCATGGAAGGACCGGAAGTAGTGACAGTTAAGGTTCAGGACATAAAGAGTGCTTGTGTTGATAAGATGTTCACAGCTTCTGATCGGTATATGAAAACCATATCCATTAATGACACTGTCAAGGTTTTAGAAGGGCCATTGCAG GATAGACAAGGAATTGTGAGACATATGTACAAGGGCACACTcttcatttatgatgaaaatgaaaCAGAGAATAGTGGGTTCTTTTGTGCCAAGTCTGCATCATGTGAGAACTTGAAGGAATTGAAG GGTGAGAAATCAAGTCATTCATTCTTCCAACCACCTATGAGATCTTCTGAGGAGCAGGATAGAAGTCATGGTT TTAACTGGCATCGCCAAAGTGACAGAGATCAAATCTTCTCTATTGGCCAGACCTTGAGAATTCGAAAAGGTCCTTTGAAGGGGTATCTTTGCCGTGTTGTGGGTGTATACCGCTCGGATGTCACTGTTAAGCTGGATTCTCTGGTCAAGGTCATCACAG TTGAGGCTGAGTATCTCTCCGTTCCAAATGTGAAGAG GGATGACTCAGCTGCCACAACATCCAATACTTTTGGAACCCAAGAAGGGTTGTCTATAG GACAACATGTGGATAATGGTCAATGGGATGCTAGCGTACCATCATTTGGCAG GGGTTCTTGGCAAGCCTTTCCTGGCAGCAATTCTTCAGATGTAGACAATAATGACCATAAATCAG ATGAAGGACATGATGCTGATCCTTGGGGTAGCAAGGTTTTATCTGGCGCTAGAGCTGATGCATGGCATTCTAGTAAAGCAATGGATGGCTGGGGTAAAGCAGCTGGTTCTAGTGGAGAGCAGGACTCACAATGGAATATGACAGCAGCTGGTGACAAAGTTACTGATCAAGCTAGAAATTGTATAGAAGATGCAGATGGTTGGAATGGCAAGGCTTTGGCTAAAACCAGTACTGAAATTGATGAATCGAAGAAACCAAAACCTCAAAGCAGTGATGCTGGGGGTTGGGGAAGAGGCGACTTTGGAAGTGGGAATAATCTGGATCCCACTGAGAATGTTTCAGGGAACTGGGATAAGCAAAGAGATGATGATCTAGGTGATTCTCGGAAAAATTCTGATGGTGTTAGTGGCTGGGACAGAGCAGCAACCAGCAAGGACAAAGGAAAAGACTTAAGTTGGGATCAGTCAAATAACTGGACGCACCCTGAAGTTGTTAGTATTGACAAAGCAAGTTGTTGGGATGTTAAAGGCAAAGGAATAATTAGTAATGAGGATGATTCTTGGGGCAAAGCTGCAAGGTTTCGAGAGAAAAATACTAATGAAGATTGGGGTAAATTTTCTGTTGGTTCAAgccaaattaaagaaaaagataccGCTAGGTCTGATGGGGGAGAACAAGCTGATCGCTGGGATGCTGCTGCTTCAAATTGTACCCAGTCATCTGTGCAACATGGAGGTCAAAGTAGGAGCTGGGATAAAGCAAGAGATCTTCATGTTGGTCGACTGGATAATTGGGGCAAGTCAGAAGATAAAAGTAAGGCTGAAACTAGAGACCAGAACAAATCTGGATTCTCTAACCAAACTCAAAATGCCAGATGGGAAGAACCAAAATCTTTTGGCGGAGATAAACCTGGAGGTCAAACTAGCAGTTGGGACAAAGCAAAAGATCCACATGGTGGTCAATCTGATAACTGGGGAGAGGTGAATGAGACAAGCAGAGCTGAACCTGGAGGCTGGAGCAAAGCTGGATTTTCTAGCCAGGGTGAGAATGTCAGACGGGATGAACCTCAGAATGCCAGATGGGATGGATCAACATCTTTTGGTAGAGATAATGCCTCCAACTGTGGGAAAGTGGTAGATGGAAGTGATCAGATGGACAACTGGAAGAAACCAAGAAATTTTGAAGGGGGGCATGGATTTGGTCAGGGAAGAGGCAGGGGTTGGAATGCGGGGGAAAGTGGAAAAAGAGATCGAGATGGCAGCTGGAATTCTGATGGTAGTCAGAAGTCAAGttggggaaaagggtgggatagaaatAATGAAGCTGGTGGAGATGGAGGTCAAGAAAATAACTGGAACCAACAAACAGGCTCTGATGGTGGCAGGGGATCCAGATGGGGAGGTGGAAGAGGTCGTTATGGAGCAAGAGGTAGAGGTGAAGATGATAATTGGAGTGGGCCTGGGGCTCGTGGGGGATGGGGATCTGCAAGGGGAGGTGGTAGGGGTCGAAATGGAGGAGGTAGAGGTGAAGATGATAATTGGAGTGGGCCTGGGGCCCGTGGGGGATGGGGATCTGCAAGGGGAGGTGGTAGGGGTCGAAATGGAGGAGGTGACAATGCAAGTAGTTTCGATGGCACACGGTCATTTGGTcgtggtcgaggtcgtggtcGTGGTTGTGGTTGGGTTCAGTCTTCTAACCTCAAGGATGACCAAGAACATTGTTGGGATGGAACCTTCCAAAAAACTCCATCTAGCTGGGCTGACAAGAAAACTCCTGGATGGGGCAAGTCCAAAGGCTCTAGTGAAATTGAAGAATCAGCAGAAAATATTGATCAGCAAGGTGGCTGGAATGGAAGAAAATCTTTTGATGCAGGCTGCTCATCTGGCTGGGGTGGACAGTCTTCTGACTGGAAGAAGGATGAAGCAGCCAACAATTGCAGTCCCAACTCCTTGAATTGGAACAAGGAAGCATCTTTGAAAGAGGCATCTGGAGGTGGAGATAACTGGAATATGTCCAATCTTTCTGGTGGAAATCAGTCCTCTGGTTGGGATAAGTGGTCATCTGGCAATGAACAAGTCGGTAAAGCTGGAGCAGGTTCTGCGAAGGGTTGGAACAGTTCAAGACCTTCAGATAAGAAACAATATTGTGGGTGGGTTGACAAGACATTAGCTGGAAATGAAGAAGCATGTCAAAAGACAGTTGGAG GTCAAGAATATGAAGCTGATCCTTGTGGTAGCAAGGTGGCATATGGGGCCAGAGATGATGCATGGAATTCTAGTAAAGCTGCAGACAACTGGGGTAAAGCAGCTGATTTACACATGGAACAGATTACACCATTGAGAAAAGCAACAGTTGGTGAGAAGGCTATTGATGAAGGTCGAGATGGTGATTGTTCAAAAGATACAGATGGTTGGAACAGAACTTCATTCAAAAGCAGTCCTGGAATTGATGGATGTGAGAAAGCAAAAGAACTTCCAAGCATGGATGCTGGTGGGAGCTGGGACAAAGCAGAGAGCAACAAGGATAAAGGTAAAGGTGTCagttgggataacccaagtagttGGGCATGCCCTGAAGTTGTTAGCAATGATAAAGCAAATGTGTGGGACATCAAGGGCAAAGGAGTGGTTAGAAATGAAGAGGATGTTTGGGGCAAGTCTTCCAAATCTCAAGAGAACAAAAATGAAAGTAAAGATTGGGGAAGCAATTCAAGCCAAAATAGAGAAGAAGATTACAAGTTCATTGGTGGAAGCAAAGCTAACAATTGGGATGCTGCCGCATCTCATTGGACCCAATCAGCAGCACATGGAGGCCAGAGTACCAGCTGGGATAAAGCAAATGATCCACATAGTGGTCAATCTGATAACTGGGGaaaggcaagagagaaaaatgaaGCTGAAGCTGGTGGTTGGAGTAAAACTGGATTCTCTAGCCAAATTCAAAATGCCAGATGGGATCAAACAAAATCTTTTGGCGGAGATAATGCATCCAACTGGAGCAAAGGAATAGACAATGAAGATGCTTTCAGAAATGGTAGGTCGGACAACTGGAACAAACCAAGAAATTTTGAAGGGGGTCGTGGATTTGGTCGGGGAAGAGGAGGGGGTCGAAATGCAGGTGGAAGTGGAAATAGAGATCAAGATGGCAACTGGAACAAACCAATGGAGCGTGAGGGGGGTCCAAGATCCGGTTGGGGTAGAGGAAGGGATGGAAATAATGAAGCTGGTGGAGGTAGAGGTCAAGATAGCAATTGGAATCGGCAAAGAGATTTTGGTGGTGGTACGGGATCAAGCTGGGAAAGAGGAAGCGGTCATTCTGGAGCAAGAGGAGGTAGAGGTCAAGGTGATAAGTGGAATGGACCAGAAAAGGAACGGGGATTGGGATCTTCTAGGGGAGGAGGTTGGGGTCGAAATGGAGAAACTGGGGATGAGAGGAATGAATCTGATGGTAGACAGTCTTATGGACGGGGGCGTGGTTGGATTCGCTCTTCTAATGGGAAAGAAGAGCAGGAAAACTTTGGGGATGGAACTTTTCCAAAAGCTTCAACATTTAATTGGGCCAATGATCAAAGTCTTGGGTGGGGTAAATTGGATAAAGGTAAATCTTTTCATGCAGGTGGCTCATCTAGCTGGAGCACACAGTCCGCGGACTGGAGCAAGGATGGAGCAAGCAACAAATGGAACAGTCCCGACTCCAGTTGGAATCCAGGAGCATCTGTCAAAAAGGCAGCTGGAGGTGGAGGTAACTGGAATGCAACTGATCCTGGTAGAAGTCATTCATCTGGTTGGGATAAGTGTTCTTCTGGTAATGAGCAAGCTGGTAAAGCTGGAGTAGCTGCTGAAGGGGGATGGAACAGTTCGAAACCTTCTGGTAAGGAGCATTCTTTTGGGTGGGATGACAAGATTTTAGCTGGAGATGAAGCTGGTAAAAAGACAGTTGGAGGTAACAATGGAGGAAACAATTGGAACACCACCAAATCAGCTGGTGGTGGTCAGTCATCTGCTTGGGATAAATCCTCATCTGGAAATGAGGAAGCTGTAGCTGCTGAGATTTCAAGCAAAGCCAAAGAAGATGAAGGTAGTGGACGTCAGGGGAGCAGCTGGGAGAAAGCTGCGGCAGGAAGGGCCAAATCTAAAGATGGAAGTGCAGGTAGAGGAGGGTGGTAG